The DNA window GTCGAACACGAGGATCTCGTTGGCGCGCAGGCTGACCCGGACCTTGCGGTCGATGAACCGTGGAAGCGCACGTCGTCGCCGCGGAGCAGCAGGACGACCCAGCCGGTGCTGGCGACGAGGCCGAGCCAGAGCAGGCCGGCGGTGACCAGCCCGGCCCGGTGCCGCAGGTCAGCACCCCGAGCAGTTCGTCGCCGGCCCGGCTGGCCCAGGCCGCCAGGGCGAGGCCGGCGACGCCCACGAGCGCCGCCAGGAGCAGCCAGAGCACCCGGGACGGGGTGGCGGTGTCGCCGAGCCTGGCCAGCGCGCCGTGCAGCGACTGGTTGAACACCCACCGGGGGTCGGCGTTGATCCGTCCGGTCTCGACGGCCGCGCCGGACCAGAACCGCGCCGAGTCGGCGGGGTGCCACGCGTACCCGGCGGCGATGGTGGCGCCCGGCCGTCGCCCAGTTCGGCGAGTTGGGCGACCCGTACCGGGAGGCGGTCAGCCTGACCTGGCTGGGCGACACGCACCGCGCGGCGGGGGAGCCGGACGCGGCGCGGCTGGCCTGGCGGCGGGCGCTACCCGCGCTGGACCGGCTCGACCCCTCCCGGGCCGAACAGGTGCGGGCCCGGTTGCGCGGGCTGGAGAGCAGGGAACTGGTGGCGGTGGGCGGCGGGCCGCCGTGTCCCGCGGGCGGCGGCTGGCCCGGCGCACCCGCCGAGGGCGACCAGGGGTGACCGTCTGCTACCGGTGGGGCTCCGCCTCGACGAGCCGGGCGAGGTTCGCCAGGGCCATCCGGGTGCCCGTCTCGTTGTCGGCGGCGGGGATGGCGTCGGGGACGCCCTTGTGCACGATGAGCACGTCGGTGCCGCCGCCGGCGTCGGTCAGGGTGGTGGTCATGGTCATCACGGTGCGCAGGGCGGGGTCGTCGGTCTCGAACTCCAGCTCCTCGACCACCTGCTCGTCCGGCACCAGCTTCAGGAACCGGCCGTGGTAGGTGTCGGTGTGCGCTGTCGACTTGCCGGTGCCGTCCGGCGTGTCGTAGGTGAGGGAGACCCGGAACGAGCCGCCCTCGCGGGGGTCGAACTCGTGCACCCGGCCGCTCATGCCGGCCGGCGTCCGCCACCGGGCGATCGCGTCGGCGTCGAGCAGCGCCCGGTAGACCAGGCGGCGGGGAGCGCGGACGTGGCGGAAGACCTGCGTCGAGTACATGCGCAGACGCTACTCCGCCCGCCGCTCTCTTCGACTCCGCCCGCCGCTCTCTTCGACGATCAAGAGAAATGTGTCGGAGTCGATCTCGCGGAGGACGCAAACCTCTTGGTCACCGAGGAGCGGCGGCGGGCGGCGCCGCGTGCCGGGCCTCGTGGACATGGTCGGGGGATTTCGGGGTACGCAGCGGCGCCGACACGAGCCGAGGGGAGGCGCGATGGGCGACGCCGCCGCACAGCAGCCCGGTGCTCCCGGGAGACCGGGCAGTCCCACCGACCGGCTGGCGCAGGACGTGGCCGCGGTGGTGCGCGAGGAGGTGCGTGCGGTGCGCGCGCAGCTGACCGACGCCGCGCGCCCCGCCGGGCTCGCCTTCCTGCTCCTGGCCGCCGCCGGCGGGTGCGCGGTGCTGGGCGTCGGGGCGGCCTCGACGACCGTGCTCCGCGGGCTGGAGGCGTTCCTGCCGAGGCGGCTGGCCGCGGCGGGACTGACCGCCGGGTACGTCGCCGCCGCCGTGTTCCTCGGCGGCATGGGCCTGGACCGGCTGCGCGCCGCGGGAGGAAGCTCGGCCCGGCTGGCCGACCAGGTCAGCGCCGCGGTCTCCGACACCGCGAACCGGGTGCTTCCCGCCGGCTCGGCCGCGGCCCGCGACGCGCTGAGGCGCTGATCCACGTCCGCGACGGCCACCTCGCCGTCCCGCGGGAACGCCACGTCCCTGGGGTGCTCAGGGCCCGCCGCCGACATCGGGATCCGAACATGGGCTTTGGCTTCGGCCTGGCGATCCTTGCCGCGTTGTGCAGTGCCACCGCCGCCATTCTGCAGTCCATCGGTGCGCGTCGGATCGCGGCGACCAGACACGTGGACCCCAGGATGTTCGTGCGGTTGGTGCGGAACGTCCCGTACGCCGCTGGGCTGGCGCTGGACGGCGTGACCTCCGTCCTCACCTTCACCGCGCTGCGGACCCTGCCGGTCTTCGTCGTGCAGGCGGTGGTGGCGGCGAACCTGAGCATCGTCGCGCTCGTCGCCATGGTGG is part of the Micromonospora olivasterospora genome and encodes:
- a CDS encoding phage holin family protein encodes the protein MGDAAAQQPGAPGRPGSPTDRLAQDVAAVVREEVRAVRAQLTDAARPAGLAFLLLAAAGGCAVLGVGAASTTVLRGLEAFLPRRLAAAGLTAGYVAAAVFLGGMGLDRLRAAGGSSARLADQVSAAVSDTANRVLPAGSAAARDALRR
- a CDS encoding SRPBCC family protein — protein: MYSTQVFRHVRAPRRLVYRALLDADAIARWRTPAGMSGRVHEFDPREGGSFRVSLTYDTPDGTGKSTAHTDTYHGRFLKLVPDEQVVEELEFETDDPALRTVMTMTTTLTDAGGGTDVLIVHKGVPDAIPAADNETGTRMALANLARLVEAEPHR